Proteins found in one Lachancea thermotolerans CBS 6340 chromosome C complete sequence genomic segment:
- a CDS encoding KLTH0C06160p (conserved hypothetical protein), producing the protein MANSLLSLYSDSWTLSERPGSNLIKFDAPASDSGSSVILDRSNAVEGSIDSVSPQQLRRFTADVDIQRVGDLSVLSMAQRSLETLRRVEESMHTDNVFLTEVMVMHRLAWDIDVYSQTKSEFPLENVPIKCNILKTLFELLRDYQESKPELPLENVAKVLHYLNKLIQASQLEVPAPQSLAPQPLAKVSSATQPLRKTRTGVSSRSSHVGGHDSYSSNIVRETPVYNSRVSMHSGSGKSRIFSKFFTPARSRESMHTRSTITVQPVNNMAATANTSSTATTNSGSLTSGGSDSEPLAPDPVLISHKLQDIESMKNYKESIVALAKTLRSLPQTDQNTIIFHFVDKSIVPFILKDCKLLLMHYLHEEVILKL; encoded by the coding sequence ATGGCCAACTCTTTACTGTCGCTATATTCTGACAGTTGGACACTGTCAGAACGGCCAGGAAGCAATCTGATTAAGTTTGATGCTCCCGCTTCTGATTCCGGATCAAGTGTGATCCTAGACCGTTCAAATGCAGTGGAAGGCTCCATTGATAGCGTTTCACCTCAACAACTACGCAGGTTCACCGCCGACGTTGATATACAGCGAGTAGGTGACCTGTCGGTTCTCTCGATGGCCCAGCGGAGCCTCGAGACGCTACGCCGAGTCGAGGAAAGCATGCATACAGATAACGTATTTTTGACAGAAGTGATGGTGATGCATAGGCTTGCATGGGATATTGATGTTTACTCCCAGACCAAAAGTGAGTTCCCTTTGGAAAATGTACCCATTAAGTgcaacattttgaaaacgcTCTTCGAACTACTGCGGGATTACCAGGAGTCGAAGCCTGAGCTGCCTTTGGAGAATGTCGCAAAGGTGCTCCACTATCTTAATAAGCTGATCCAGGCGTCACAGCTGGAGGTGCCGGCACCGCAGTCTTTGGCGCCTCAGCCGCTTGCCAAAGTTTCCTCAGCTACTCAACCCCTGCGGAAGACACGTACAGGCGTCTCATCGCGCAGTTCGCACGTGGGTGGACACGACTCCTACAGCTCCAACATAGTCCGTGAGACCCCTGTTTACAACTCTCGCGTTAGTATGCACAGTGGCTCCGGGAAGTCCCGGATCTtcagcaagttcttcacACCCGCTAGAAGCCGCGAGTCTATGCACACCAGAAGCACGATAACAGTACAGCCTGTTAACAATATGGCGGCTACTGCGAATACCAGCTCTACCGCGACAACCAATTCGGGCTCTTTGACATCGGGCGGTTCCGACAGCGAACCGTTGGCGCCGGATCCAGTCCTGATATCTCACAAACTGCAGGATATTGAATCTATGAAAAACTATAAAGAAAGCATTGTTGCCCtggcaaaaactcttcgTTCGCTTCCACAAACCGACCAAAACACCATCATCTTTCACTTTGTGGATAAGAGTATCGTACCATTCATACTGAAAGATTGCAAATTACTTCTAATGCATTATCTCCACGAGGAAGTTATTCTAAAGCTCTGA